The following proteins come from a genomic window of Aspergillus luchuensis IFO 4308 DNA, chromosome 3, nearly complete sequence:
- a CDS encoding uncharacterized protein (COG:S;~EggNog:ENOG410PJ95;~InterPro:IPR043129) produces MQYPSGMQPRWGVEATPELETFRWTKLLLDPDLESTDFRDEELERVSRQQIMRLPAGKSAVRVVADYLSGIRNHLEQSYIFSQPNIKKEYWFSIPAGWSNDAQVRMSEAIHLAGFGQKPNEEVCLVTESEASAISILEASGERRKVLRKHILRV; encoded by the exons ATGCAGTACCCAAGTGGCATGCAACCTCGATGGGGAGTGGAGGCTACACCTGAGCTCGAAACTTTCAGGTGGACCAAACTCCTGTTAGACCCAGACTTGGAGTCAACAGATTTCCGGGACGAGGAATTGGAGAGGGTATCAAGACAACAGATCATGCGGCTGCCAGCCGGAAAGTCGGCCGTGCGTGTCGTTGCCGACTACCTCAGCGGGATCCGTAACCACCTGGAGCAGTCGTACATTTTTAGTCAACCAAACATCAAAAAGGAGTACTGGTTTTCCATTCCGGCGGGCTGGTCCAACGATGCACAAGTGCGGATGAGTGAGGCTATCCACTTGGCCGGGTTTGGTCAAAAACCGAATGAGGAAGTGTGCCTTGTTACTGAAAGCGAGGCGTCCGCGATATCCATCCTAGAGGCGTCTGGGGAACGAAGAAAGGTTC TCCGGAAGCACATTTTGCGTGTGTGA